In Dermacentor variabilis isolate Ectoservices chromosome 11, ASM5094787v1, whole genome shotgun sequence, one genomic interval encodes:
- the MTA1-like gene encoding metastasis associated 1-like produces the protein MAANMYRVGDYVFFETSSTAPFQIRRIEELVKTANGNVEAKVMCYYRRRDLSLEKPLVGALEEEQEREAEQLTEKERHQLRHRELFLSRQVETLPATHIRGKCSVTLLNETESLLSYLNKEDAFFYALVYDPQQKSLLADRGEIRVGQRYQAEVPPWTGLPAETGEGADDRDSAQLETLVYIPSHGLSDRQLDQFLIVCRSVGTFARALDCSSSVKQPSLHMSAAAASRDVTLLHAMELLHRTGYDLARAVAALVPPGGPVLCRDEMEEWSASEANLFEEALEKYGKDFADIRQDFLPWKSLKNIVEYYYMWKTTDRYVQQKRVKAVEAESKLKQVYIPNYNNKATGVLGGPEGATAGGRPCESCYTMNSAQWYAWGPAHMQCRLCQSCWTYWKKFGGLKYPTRLESADVLGSERLPAGMASHRPHRCTVTGCGKEFKLKAHLARHCATAHGLALRAGSPRPVVKTRAAFYLCTTALTRMARRLAGPAALRPRHAARNPFLPVNAAAIRLEVQGKLDPAVLAATPSAAAAAAAALAAARRRPRERGAVVDVSHRLGTPNLPRPEWLHPTPREQIPTPARHAFPPPAERPPPLLLHHQPPPQQQRKRPAPEQATGPPGGPRRRLGPPPPTVPLNGGRPKVATITRLGGGRKHLISWVDAPDDLYFVATEATRRLRRQLSTAELRRWARRPCRSRAPPDQIVILD, from the exons ATGGCTGCCAACATGTACCGTGTTGGAG ACTATGTCTTCTTCGAGACTTCGTCCACTGCTCCCTTTCAAATCAGGAGGATTGAAGAACTCGTTAAG ACTGCCAACGGGAATGTGGAGGCCAAGGTGATGTGCTATTACCGCCGGCGGGACCTGTCACTAGAGAAGCCATTAGTGGGCGCCCTCGAGGAAGAGCAAGAGCGAGAGGCTGAGCAGCTGACAGAGAAGGAGCGCCACCAGCTCCGCCACCGGGAGCTGTTCCTGTCACGACAGGTGGAGACTCTGCCAGCCACCCACATCCGGGGCAAATGCTCTGTCACCCTGCTCAACGAGACCGAGTCCTTGCTCTCGTACCTGAACAAGGAGGATGCCTTCTTCTATGCCCTCGTCTATGACCCCCAGCAGAAGAGTTTGCTGGCCGACAGAGGTGAAATCCGCGTGGGCCAGCGCTACCAGGCTGAAGTGCCTCCCTGGACAGGGCTGCCCGCTGAAACAGGCGAAGGGGCTGACGACAGAGACAGTGCTCAGCTAGAGACGCTGGTGTACATCCCGTCACACGGTCTCTCCGACCGGCAGCTGGACCAATTCCTCATCGTGTGCCGGTCAGTGGGCACATTTGCACGTGCCCTCGACTGCTCGAGCTCCGTGAAGCAGCCCAGCCTCCACATGAGTGCGGCGGCGGCCTCACGAGACGTGACGCTGCTGCACGCCATGGAGCTGCTGCATCGCACGGGCTACGACCTGGCGCGGGCGGTGGCGGCCCTGGTGCCTCCTGGCGGGCCCGTGCTCTGCCGCGATGAGATGGAGGAGTGGTCGGCCTCAGAGGCCAACCTCTTTGAGGAGGCCCTTGAGAAGTACGGCAAGGACTTTGCAGACATCCGCCAGGACTTTTTGCCCTGGAAGAGCCTCAAGAACATTGTCGAGTACTACTACATGTGGAAGACCACCGACCGATACGTGCAGCAGAAGCGAGTGAAAGCCGTTGAAGCTGAGAGCAAGCTCAAGCAAGTCTACATCCCAAACTA CAACAACAAAGCTACGGGTGTCCTTGGAGGACCCGAAGGAGCCACAGCTGGCGGCCGCCCCTGCGAGAGCTGCTACA CCATGAACTCGGCCCAGTGGTATGCGTGGGGACCTGCACACATGCAGTGCCGTCTGTGTCAGTCCTGCTGGACCTACTGGAAGAAGTTTGGTGGCCTCAAATACCCAACCCGACTGG AGTCAGCAGATGTGCTTGGCTCGGAACGGCTGCCCGCTGGCATGGCGTCGCACCGACCGCATCGGTGCACCGTGACCGGATGTGGAAAG GAGTTCAAGCTGAAGGCTCACCTGGCGCGCCACTGCGCCACAGCCCACGGCCTGGCGCTGCGTGCTGGAAGCCCGCGGCCCGTGGTCAAGACGCGCGCCGCCTTTTACTTGTGCACCACCGCACTGACACGCATGGCACGGCGGCTGGCAGGCCCAGCAGCGCTGCGGCCCCGCCATGCGGCCCGCAATCCATTTTTGCCAGTGAATGCGGCGGCAATCCGGCTCGAGGTGCAGGGCAAGCTGGACCCAGCCGTGCTGGCAGCGACGCCATctgcagcggctgcagcagctgCCGCACTGGCTGCTGCCCGTCGCCGTCCTCGCGAGCGCGGTGCTGTGGTAGATGTGTCGCACCGGCTGGGCACGCCCAATTTGCCACGGCCCGAGTGGTTGCACCCGACGCCGCGTGAGCAGATCCCAACGCCCGCACGCCACGCATTCCCTCCGCCGGCTGAGCGGCCTCCTCCACTGCTACTTCACCACCAGCCACCACCGCAGCAGCAGCGTAAGCGACCTGCCCCAGAGCAGGCCACTGGCCCACCGGGCGGACCCAGGCGCCGGCTGGGACCACCCCCTCCTACAGTGCCCTTGAATGGGGGCCGACCCAAGGTTGCCACCATCACGCGGCTGGGCGGCGGCCGCAAGCACCTCATTTCATGGGTGGACGCGCCTGACGACCTGTACTTTGTCGCCACCGAAGCCACCAG
- the LOC142564399 gene encoding uncharacterized protein LOC142564399, with the protein MSSQDQDECSNSCRAADASSEDSEFVQAIKIEGSRYFLHTVAKPSAAKPTEYELVLGDGHHCFSGHVQIPDGSEETARAFDAALTSGGRDFVYRLKPAGEEQARFSWLRRVSHGMLSRINETLLRRDDDGGPKLLEAALRIVEQRDANLARLRDELQRTQAEQARTLEALQRSVRLKEELETELYAKFSLVLNAKKRFIRDRTTTGQTAEVDEATASTSASPPTSVPDLLDRLVSGQ; encoded by the exons ATGTCATCGCAAGATCAAGACGAGTGCAGCAACAGTTGCAGAGCTGCGGACGCATCTTCGGAGGACAGCGAGTTCGTACAGGCGATCAAAATTGAAGGCTCTCGATATTTCCTCCACACCGTAGCAAAGCCCTCCGCCGCAAAGCCGACGGAGTACGAGCTCGTACTTGGCGACGGTCATCATTGTTTCAGCGGCCACGTGCAGATCCCCGATGGGTCAGAAGAGACGGCACGTGCATTCGACGCAGCGCTCACCTCAGGCGGTCGCGATTTCGTTTACCGTCTCAAGCCGGCCGGCGAAGAGCAAGCTCGCTTCTCGTGGCTGCGACGGGTGTCGCACGGAATGCTGTCCCGAATAAACGAAACGCTGCTCCggcgcgacgacgacggtggCCCCAAGTTGCTCGAGGCTGCACTGCGCATCGTGGAACAGCGCGACGCGAACCTGGCCCGACTGCGCGACGAGCTCCAGAGGACGCAGGCCGAGCAGGCGCGGACACTGGAAGCCCTGCAAAG GAGCGTGCGCCTCAAGGAGGAATTGGAAACCGAGCTGTACGCCAAGTTCAGCCTGGTCCTCAACGCGAAGAAGCGCTTCATCCGCGACCGGACCACGACAGGACAGACCGCTGAAGTGGACGAAGCAACTGCCAGCACCTCTGCCAGCCCGCCGACGTCCGTGCCCGACCTACTGGACCGGCTAGTGTCAGGACAGTAA